The sequence TGTTGAGCCCCACTTGGACATACTTCCCTTCAACACCCTTAGGCCAGTctccaggtgccacaagtcctccttttctttttgcggatacagacaaacacggctgctactctgaaacctctcctaaaAGAAAAACTCTCGTCTGTTTGAAAGCTTGTCAGCAACCATTTATGGCCTAAAAAGAAGAGTCATGGAGGCTTTCTAGTGTTCAGCTCCCAAGGGAACTTGAGGTAACCTTACCTTCTCTTCTCTTGCTTTTCAGATGCAGAACTTCTTATACCTCCAAAACTCAATAAAAATATCCAGTGGAAACTGAATCTCTTACAGTAACCTGAGGCCAAGAAATCCTGCTGGACTCTCATCTGTAGTTTATTGTGAGCTCATTACTTCCCCTTCATTTTGTTCTTACACTTACACAACCACACAAACTGTAGATCTGTCATCACCAACCCTGGAGAACAAGAAGAGAGGCAGTCCCCATAGAGAAGCCCTTACTGGTGCTGTCTGAGTTTGACATCTGCcaactctcttcctccctccttttGCAGCTCTGGTGCATTGCCCCTAAGACCGCTTCTGAGCCAGCCTTCCTGGCTGCAGTACATCACTGTTGCCATGACTGTTCAGAgatttcagtattttaaatagCCCAGTTTTACCCTTTGGATCCTGTGTCCCTAGTAGTCCAACTGATGCATTTTTTAAGAATGTTAAACAGAGCAACAGTCTCCCTGCTGCACTGagctttgttttactgtttaaagTTGGATGACTGTTACAAGACATTAGCCAAATTCTGTCTTGTTACACCAGTCAATCTCTGGTCACATCATTGACTGCAGTAGAGCTACTGTACTCTAGGCAActaggtcctcagctggtgcatctatgccagtttacaccagcagcaAATATGGCCCTAGGTATACACTGCTGCACATTAGAGCAGACTATGGCACATTGTGCTTTGTCAGAGTGATTATTGTACAGAACCTCTCCTCTTCCCAAAACATAGCATAATAAAGATGATATTGCTTAAACTGTCTCTCCAAACTGCCCTGAGTCGGTTTGTTGGATACGTGTTATTTTGCATGAGCGCTTCAAAACAGACTGTCCACAGACTCCGGGATACAGGAATGGGCTTTCATATGGCTGGGGTCTGAATGTTCTCTCCTGATATCCTGGGAAAAGGGCTGGCACACACAAGCCATCTCCAGGTACAAGTGATGTGCTAAAAGAGGGAGGGACTTACCATTTTCATCAGGCTGACAGAATAAATCTACAGCTAGCAAATCTCCTGTACAATTCATACACTTCGCTAGCAGAATTCCACTGGGACTTCACAATCTGAGGGTGACGGATATTGCAATTGCATGTAGGTTATGAATGGTTTATGGATTATTGGGCCAGGGATTGTGTGCAACTCTACAGGGAAGGGTTGCCACAGCTCTGCAAGGCTCTAATAATGGGAGGGTGATTGTGGTGACTCACTCAAGCTGTAAAcatccccctcacctccccaagACATACCACCCCTGCTAACAGACAGCTCGCACCTACTGGGTTTTCCTGAGACCAGCGGacaaaagaaagggcttttggtgTAAAAGGGCAGCATTTAAACTGACAGAGGATCTTTTTTCtaatccagcaaatggacaagaccttctgtccaagggggcGTCAACCCTtgtggaagggttggaaagacttaaGTGTACTAGAGCCCTATGGAGCATGTTTAAAACCAGCTATTGTTTTTTATGATGATTCAGCTGTAAttctttcaccttaagaataaatctgCTTGCTTTGAAGgcgctgtgtggtaacttgtaagtGCTGGCTATACACTGTTCATAGGCCTCAAAAAAAGCAAGACACAGGCccttaggcagactggcttgctaaGGATATCGCAATGTAAggcaggggctgtgtgccctTAAACTCCTCCAATCAGAAAGGTGTGGGACAAAGGTCTCTGCCCCGAGCCAGGTTGTTGCAGGAGACCTGGTTAGCACTCCTGGAGTGGACTATGGAGCTACATGTGcagttactctgaaactgtagTCTACCAGCCCGGATCCATTTTGGGCACTAAGGGGTAACCCATTAGTTAGAAAAATTTCATTATGACCATAGCTGGTGGTCAGCAGCAGACTCATTGTAGATGCTGGAAGTAGTGCTGTTTTTCTGTATCGCTTAATCAGgcgttttcaaccttttttcatttgtggatccataacaaatttcaaatggaagtgGGGAGCCCTTTGGAAATATTAGACAGTCTGTGGCCCCCAGGGTCCCTGAACCACAGGCTGAAACCCACTGCAGTAGACAATGTGTCTGTACCAACTGCTATATCCCTTTTACGCTGGTAAATCCTCTTATGTCAAATAGGCTACAGTGAAAATTCTTATGAAACAGACGAGATAAAAGCTGTTAATGTGCAACACAGAATGCTATGAGCATTTAATACAGCCACAGTGGAACACAGATCCAAACTTCATTTTAGTAGCTTGGTTTGTTACCAGCACTTGAGAAAGAAACAGAGGTTCTTAAACATCTACAGTCCACTCTGGGCAGCAGTGTTGATTCTAAGCTCAGTTTTGTCTACTTTATATTCAGAAGCATTTCCTGTAGATGAAGAAAGGACCTTGTTCTTCATATTCTCTTCTGTAAACCCAGAGCTGCTGAAAGGCCTTGAGTGATGCCAAAATTGACCCTCCTGTCCAGACAGAAAACTTTCTGTCAGGGGATGCTACTGCGATGGGGTCATCATTGGGGCACATCTTGGTCAGGTCTCTCTGGAAGCGATCAGGGAAACCCCTCAGCGTGGTACAACCTCCGCACAGCAAGATATTGCCCATCAGCTTCTTCTTGAGATCAGCATCACATTTATTGAGGCAGGTCATTGTCAGCAGTGAAAGTGCTGGCTGCTGTGATCCTAACAAGGATGGTTTGAAGAGCATTTCAGCACACAGGAATCTCTCTTTGCCAATGGCAATTAGGTGCCCATCTGGAAGTTCATAATCAACCTGCTGTTTCTGGAGAGGCAAACCCATGTCATGCTGAAGGTCCAGAGATGTATAGCAACACTTTTCCTTGATGTCTTCTACCACACTTAGTTGTTCCCCAGTAAAAGTTTTCCCAGCCTCATTTAATAACTTCATGAAGTAATGGGTAAGGTCTGATCCAGCATAGTCTACTCTTCCAGTAATGCTTGGCATAGTATAACCTTCATAGATAGGGACCACATATGAAACGCCATGACCACTTTCTACCACGAGAGCGGAGGTCTTTCCGTATGAATACATAGATAATCTGGACTGGTAGGCAATATGCATGGCAGGAGCACAGAATGTTTCAAACAGCATCTCGGCATATTTCTCCCTGTTGGTGGTAGGACTCAGTGGAGGGTCGGATACCAGGACAGCATGCTCCTCTGGCTGAATCTTCATCTCTTTGTGGAAAATGTATTCCCAGATGTCTTGGACACAATCCCAGTCAACCACTATGCCATGTCGCAAGGGGTTGACCAGTTTTAGGGGTATTTTCAcatcctgaagttcttttccaacAAAGGTTTCTTTGCGATTGTCCCCAGTTTTAGCAGTCTCCTGGAAATGCTTGCCCACTGTGGATGAAATAACATGGGAGGGACGAGGCTCTCCAGCAAATCCACACTTACAGTAACCTGTGCCAATGTCTATGATCACTGCTCTAGCCTCCTTCACTATCTTGGGGCTTCCCTGAGTTGATGAAGCGCTATCCTCTTTAGGCTTTTTACTGGCCCTAACTAGTACCGCCCGTTTTGCAGGACCTTCCTGGATTGTTGCTACCGCCACAGAGCTGGCGCTTCCTTTGACtgacatttcctttctttttgtcatAGATGTTGTTTCCCTTTGACTGCACTGGCAGAAGCCATGGCAAGCCGAGAAATACCAGGGGTAATTTTGGAACTTTCATGCCACTGACATCACTGATTATGACATCAGCTGCCGGCTGCCCTTTGGGCTACAGCTTAGTATTTCAGAAGTCTTCTCTACTTGAGGACTTTTGGGGGAAATACACTGCTTGTTTAGCATACCAGAGAGCTAGTGGGGCCTGGCTGCCGCTGTTTCTACCACCATATATCCTAGACGGGCTCTGAGTAGTAGTAGGTGACAAGGTGGCTGGTCTATGCCACATTCCCACCTGCTGCTACTGGCTGTGGAGCCATGATGTGTGCAGATACAGCAAGTAGGCATGTCTGCAATGCATATAACACAGGGATTGTTCTAGAACATGTCTAACACTAGCAttaactacattttttttctcaaggAAACAAACTActtcctccccagcctcctcctgAAAAGGTCTAGatcttttttaaagtcatttttaaGTCTTTCACTAACCAATATTCCTTTTGGGCCTGATTTGTTTAATATTCAACAAGTTTCCATCTCTCAAACTGTGTGTGATTGTGGtcgtttttaaaaaaacaacactggTGAGAGACAGCCCCCATGAACCCTGTCACAACATCATGTGTTGATGGGATATGGCTGATTTGCTTAAGAACACGCTGAAATACAGAAAGTCAGGCTTGTGCTGTATAGCCCTTCGTAGCCTTATCACCCTATTCCTGTCATCTGCATGTTTGCCACTAAGAAATAAAGAGCCATAACAGAAGAGGTTTGGGGTAGAGTAGGGTACAATAGGGATAATGTTGTAAACCACCAAAACGAGGCTGCCTCCTTCTGAACACCACCATTGTCCATCACAACAACATCAATATGAAACCTACCTTCAGCAAGATCCAGTACTGGTTTCTACCCAGTCTAAGAGGGGAAGGGGACATGTGACTGCTATCTAAGGAGGATGGGGCTCTCTTCAGAGTCCATTAGTGCCCGTGCTTGGCTAGAGCTGTCCTTGTTGAGAAGTGCAAGAATATCTGTCCCTTGGGCTGGATGATTTCTCTGCAGTGTTCACAAGAAGCAGAAGAACAGTACCTTCTTCTTAGCTAGTGCTGTTTTAAGCAATCCTTTGCTGTGAATGGCAAAGCAACATGGGCAAAGCCAATAGCATCACTGAGTAGCTGAAAACTGGAGTGCTTCGTGGTTACAGCTGCTCTCGAAGAAAAATGCTCAGTATTAAGATTAGAATTACTGAGTCCTTTACTATGAGCAACAGCTATGCCCCTGACTCATTGCTGCGGTGGGCCTCCTCGCTACACAGCCTGGAGCCCATGGATCCTGCCTGAGTCTGTTGCTGTTCCCAATGTACCACCACATCTTAATGTTACACAAGTAGTTGTAAGAGGGGAAAAGTCTCTCCCTAAATGTGAGTGTGGCTGTactcagggccggctccagcttttttgccaccccaagtggcgaaggaagaaggaaagaaaaaaaaagcctggtTGAGCTGCCACCAAAGTGCTTctgaagagaaagagagggaattGCTGCCGAAGACCCAGACGTGCCGCCCCGATGATGGACGGAGTGCCACCCCTTTCTGttggccaccccaggcacctgcttccttcgctggttcctggagccggccctggctgtACTAGAATGCCACCTCGGCATTTTTAATGCACCCATTGCCAtagtatttaggcaccaaagaaTGAGGACATGCGACTCCAGGAGAAGATGAGGAAGAGCCTTTTTCCACAGCATTGTGTGCAATCCAGCAACCAGCACTGGGCCTGGAAGCATACACCGGAGTAGCACAAGGTCATCGCCCACCTTGACACAAAGTCTAATAAAACATTCTAGATCTGTTGTTCATTTTTTATACTTGATAATTGCTTCAAAAGTCCCATTGGTAAACACGTAAGAAGCCGCCCTTTCCACAAGCACACAGCACTAATGACATCAAAGCAATGACCTTCTCATGACAATACTAATGTTACAAGAGTATTATTTGGGCTTCATGCTATCTACTCAAAAGATCTGGCTGTCAAAATTAAACAGTGCATGCAAATGGCTGCAAGGAACAGGGCTAATGCCAGGCCTACAGCCATGACAGCTGCGCAGGAAGGACTTGGAGAGGATAACTTGTTGTTGGGGACATGTACCTCGTCTCCAAAGGCTGAGCCCAAGGGCACGAAGAAGGTGCAAGTACTAGTTGTAGACCTAGTCACAGTATTGTAACTGTGGATTTGTTGCAGAACCAAGGCTTGCCCATGTGATTTCATCtacaggaatcagagtagcagccgtgttagtctgtattcgcaaaaagaaaaggagtacttgtggcaccttagagactaacaaatttattagagcataagctttcgtgagctacagctcacttcatcggatgcatttggtggaaaaaacagaggagagatttatatacacacacacagagaacatgaaacaatgggtttatcatacacactgtaaggagagtgatcacttaagataagccatcaccagcagcaggggggggaaggaggaaaacctttcatggtgacaagcaggtaggctaattccagcagttaacaagaagtgttggccccacagtatgccaacatttttatggctgacttagaacaacgcttcctcagctctcgttccctaatgcccctactctacttgcgctacattgatgacatcttcatcatctggacccatggaaaagaagctcttgaggaattccaccatgatttcaacaatttccatcccaccatcaacctcagcctggaccagtccacacaagagatccacttcctggacactacggtgctaataagcgatggtcacataaacaccaccctata is a genomic window of Dermochelys coriacea isolate rDerCor1 chromosome 5, rDerCor1.pri.v4, whole genome shotgun sequence containing:
- the ACTL7A gene encoding actin-like protein 7A: MTKRKEMSVKGSASSVAVATIQEGPAKRAVLVRASKKPKEDSASSTQGSPKIVKEARAVIIDIGTGYCKCGFAGEPRPSHVISSTVGKHFQETAKTGDNRKETFVGKELQDVKIPLKLVNPLRHGIVVDWDCVQDIWEYIFHKEMKIQPEEHAVLVSDPPLSPTTNREKYAEMLFETFCAPAMHIAYQSRLSMYSYGKTSALVVESGHGVSYVVPIYEGYTMPSITGRVDYAGSDLTHYFMKLLNEAGKTFTGEQLSVVEDIKEKCCYTSLDLQHDMGLPLQKQQVDYELPDGHLIAIGKERFLCAEMLFKPSLLGSQQPALSLLTMTCLNKCDADLKKKLMGNILLCGGCTTLRGFPDRFQRDLTKMCPNDDPIAVASPDRKFSVWTGGSILASLKAFQQLWVYRREYEEQGPFFIYRKCF